The following coding sequences lie in one Glycine max cultivar Williams 82 chromosome 19, Glycine_max_v4.0, whole genome shotgun sequence genomic window:
- the LOC102659957 gene encoding uncharacterized protein codes for MTTITKHSYKLSLKRATKRITRRRRRHPQHNHPKSTTTIVHRKCSNNNNNNKLCEKLEALKNLIPTTTTTTTTHDGEEEAVKPDQLFKETAEYIVLLRTRVVVLQKLIEYYGNNNDTTQDENEHEDGVLFT; via the coding sequence atGACAACAATCACAAAGCACAGTTACAAACTCTCCCTCAAGAGAGCCACAAAGAGAATaacaagaaggagaagaagacacCCACAGCACAACCACCCAAAAAGCACCACCACAATTGTGCACAGAAagtgcagcaacaacaacaataataataagctTTGTGAAAAGCTTGAGGCTTTGAAGAACTTAATccccacaacaacaacaacaacaacaacccacgatggagaagaagaagcggTGAAACCCGACCAGCTGTTCAAGGAAACCGCAGAGTACATCGTGTTGCTGCGGACGCGCGTCGTGGTTCTCCAGAAACTCATTGAGTATTATGGAAACAACAACGACACCACCCAAGATGAGAATGAACATGAAGATGGTGTCTTGTTTACATAG
- the LOC100798326 gene encoding UDP-glycosyltransferase 83A1, with the protein MARPHVMVVPYPAQGHVIPLMELSLLLIKQGIKITFVNTKDNHERIMSALPSGNDLSSQISLVWISDGLESSEERKKPGKSSETVLNVMPQKVEELIECINGSESKKITCVLADQSIGWLLDIAEKKGIRRAAFCPASAAQLVLGLSIPKLIDRGIIDKDGTPTKKQVIQLSPTMPSVSTEKLVWACVGNKIAQKHIFQLMVKNINSMQKTEWLLCNSTHELEPAAFSLAPQIIPIGPLLSSNHLRHSAGNFWPQDLTCLKWLDQHSPCSVIYVAFGSFTTFSPTQFQELCLGLELTNRPFIWVVQPDFTEGSKNAYPEGFVQRVADRGIMVAWSPQQKILSHPSVACFISHCGWNSTLESVSNGIPVLCWPYFADQFLNRSYVCDVWKVGLGLEPDGSGMITRGEIRSKIKQLLDDEQLKERVKDFKEKVQIGTGQGGLSKNNLDSFIRWLKT; encoded by the exons ATGGCAAGGCCACATGTAATGGTTGTACCTTACCCAGCACAAGGGCATGTGATTCCTCTAATGGAGCTTTCACTGCTCTTAATCAAACAAGGTATCAAAATAACCTTTGTGAACACCAAAGACAACCATGAGAGGATCATGAGTGCATTGCCAAGTGGGAATGATTTATCATCTCAAATTAGTCTAGTGTGGATATCTGATGGATTAGAATCCTCAGAAGAGAGGAAAAAGCCGGGTAAATCATCAGAAACGGTTTTGAACGTTATGCCACAGAAAGTTGAGGAGCTAATTGAATGCATCAATGGATCAGAAAGTAAGAAGATCACATGTGTGCTTGCTGATCAGAGCATTGGATGGTTACTTGATATTGCAGAGAAGAAGGGAATTAGAAGAGCAGCTTTCTGTCCTGCATCAGCAGCACAGTTGGTGTTGGGATTGAGCATCCCAAAGTTGATTGATAGAGGGATCATAGACAAAGACG GAACTCCAACGAAGAAACAGGTCATTCAGCTATCCCCTACAATGCCAAGTGTAAGTACAGAAAAACTTGTCTGGGCTTGCGTGGGGAACAAGATTGCTCAGAAGCACATTTTCCAACTCATGGTGAAAAACATAAACTCCATGCAAAAAACTGAGTGGCTTCTTTGCAATTCAACTCATGAACTTGAGCCTGCAGCATTTTCTCTGGCTCCACAAATCATACCTATAGGGCCACTTCTTTCAAGCAATCATCTTCGCCACTCTGCAGGCAATTTCTGGCCACAAGACCTCACTTGTTTAAAATGGCTAGATCAACACTCACCATGTTCAGTAATATATGTTGCATTTGGAAGCTTCACAACTTTTAGTCCAACCCAGTTCCAAGAACTGTGTTTAGGTCTTGAACTTACCAATAGACCTTTCATTTGGGTTGTGCAGCCAGATTTCACAGAAGGGTCAAAAAATGCATATCCAGAAGGGTTTGTACAAAGGGTGGCGGATCGTGGTATAATGGTGGCATGGTCACCACAGCAGAAAATTCTGAGCCATCCTTCAGTTGCTTGCTTCATAAGCCACTGTGGTTGGAACTCCACACTGGAAAGTGTCAGCAATGGGATCCCAGTGTTGTGTTGGCCATACTTTGCTGATCAGTTTCTAAATAGGAGctatgtttgtgatgtttggAAGGTAGGATTGGGGCTAGAACCAGATGGGAGTGGCATGATCACACGAGGCGAAATCAGAAGCAAAATCAAGCAACTTTTGGATGATGAACAATTGAAAGAAAGGGTCAAAGATTTCAAGGAGAAAGTTCAAATTGGCACTGGACAAGGTGGTTTGTCAAAGAATAATCTAGACAGCTTCATAAGGTGGCTAAAAACTTAA